A region from the Canis lupus dingo isolate Sandy chromosome X, ASM325472v2, whole genome shotgun sequence genome encodes:
- the PABPC1L2B gene encoding polyadenylate-binding protein 1-like 2 produces the protein MASLYVGDLHPEVTEAMLYEKFSPAGPILSIRICRDKITRRSLGYAYVNYQQPVDAKRALETLNFDVIKGRPVRIMWSQRDPSLRKSGVGNVFIKNLGKTIDNKALYNIFSAFGNILSCKVACDEKGPKGYGFVHFQKQESAERAIDAMNGMFLNYRKIFVGRFKSHKEREAERGAWARQSTSADVKDFEEDTDEEATLR, from the coding sequence ATGGCCTCGCTGTACGTGGGCGACCTGCATCCTGAAGTGACAGAGGCAATGCTGTATGAGAAGTTCAGCCCGGCCGGGCCCATCCTGTCCATCCGCATTTGCAGGGACAAGATCACCCGCCGCTCGTTGGGCTACGCGTACGTCAACTACCAGCAACCGGTGGATGCCAAGCGGGCCCTGGAAACCCTGAACTTTGATGTGATCAAGGGCAGGCCCGTGCGCATCATGTGGTCCCAGCGGGACCCCTCGCTCCGCAAGAGTGGGGTGGGCAACGTCTTCATCAAGAACCTGGGCAAGACCATCGACAACAAGGCGCTGTACAACATCTTCTCGGCGTTTGGCAACATCCTGTCCTGCAAAGTGGCCTGCGACGAAAAGGGGCCCAAGGGCTACGGGTTTGTGCACTTCCAGAAGCAGGAGTCCGCAGAGCGAGCCATTGATGCGATGAATGGCATGTTCCTGAACTACCGCAAAATTTTCGTTGGGAGATTCAAGTCGCATAAAGAACGAGAGGCCGAAAGGGGAGCCTGGGCCAGGCAGTCCACCAGTGCTGACGTCAAAGATTTCGAGGAAGACACGGATGAGGAGGCCACCTTGCGATGA